In Lachnospiraceae bacterium, the DNA window AGCGATATTTAATAACTGGATCAGAAACAATTTCCACTGAGGCATGACTACATAATCTACACCATCATTGATCTTTACCGCCGGCGTTTCACGATCATCGGGGCTGAAAATGTTATTTACAATATTGCCGTAAACAAAATAACCTCCGATCAGCAAAACCAGACAAATGATAAAACTTAACATATGTCCCCTCCTTATAAATTGTTTATTTTGCCCATTTTTTTCTTTGAGCGTCCTCATTGTACTTCAATAAAAACAATTTTAAAAGAGTTTTTGCATGAACGGCAGTCTGTCATACATAAACGGCAATCCTGAAGGAATAAACAGCAGCCAGGTCCGTATTATATGTTTAAGATCTGTTTTAAAGTCTTTAGCTTTTCTCTTCCCACAGGAAGAACTGTGTTTTCATATCCCTTTAATTTCAGAGCAAGACCATTTCTTGTCCACGGAAATATTTCCGTAATGCATTCCAGATTTACCAAATAGCTTTTGTGAATCCTGAAAAAGCCATATAGATGCAGCTTTTTCTCCAGATCACCTAGCAACTGATTTACCTCGTAGCTTCCTGTTTTTGTATGAAGCAGTGTCCCCCTCCCCTGTGTTTCCCCATATATGATCTGAGATATATCTAAAAAACGGATGCTGTGATTTACCTGGACCGGAATCCTGACAGATGCCCCCACTGCTATTCCCCGGACTGCCTCTGCCTGTTCTTTGCTTTGTTCAGGATCTTTCATACATTTTTCAATTACATGACGTACCCGGTCCGGATCAAAAGGCTTCAAAATATAATCATCGATCTCCATTTCAAATGCCTTGGCTGCATAGCGGGAATAGGCAGTAGCAAACACAATCTTTGCCTGGGGAAAAAGTTTTTTTACCGTTGCTGCCAAAGTTGTTCCTTCCATATCATTTAAGTTGATATCAATAAAAAGCATATCAAAATCATCTTCCTTATTAAATAGTTCTAAAGCGCTCCCGCCACTGTCTGCTTCCTTTACAATGCAATCCGGTTTTATATCTAAAATCTGGCTGATCAGTTCTTTTCTTGCCGGACGTTCATCATCAACAACTGCTATTTTCATTTGTTTTCTCCTCTTTTTCTGGCTTTTTCCCTTTTCAAGTGTTATTCTGCATGTGTTGCTTCTGGTATGTCAAAAGAAACGCAGGCACCTTCTTGTGTATTCTGAAGCAGAAGGCCACTTTCATTTCCGTAAATGCTCTTTAAACGCTCGTGTACATTCTTAAGTCCTACTCTGTTTCCATTTTCTCCACAGTAAAACTGCTCCAGCATTTCTTTTGGAAATCCTTTTCCGTTATCTTTTACTGCAATATGAACGCATTTATGCCCATAGGTATCTTTTGCATAACAGGCACAGATCATAACCGTACGAATCCCATTTCTATCAGCTCCGTAGCGGATGGCATTTTCCACCAGAGGCTGAAGGATAAAGGAAGGTACCATACAGTCAAAATCTTCTTCTATATCCATAGTCACCTGAAGTTTCTCCTCAAATCTGGCTTTCTCCAGCTCCAGATATGTATTTATATGATAAAGCTCTGTATGTAAGTTTAACATATACTGCTCATTTTCCAGTGTCTGCCGGTAATAAGAAGCAAGAGTAAGCAACAGCTCCCGTGCTCTTTCAGCGTTTTCACGGCAGATAAAGGAGATCGTATTTAAAGCATTATAAAGAAAATGAGGGTTTACCTGGGACTGCAGTGCCTTCAATTCTGCCTGCCTGCGAAGTTTCTTCTGGTATTCCAGATTGGATAATTCCAGCTGGGTAGAAAACAGCCTTGCAAGCTCTTCCATGAATTTTAAGTCCATCTGTACAGCATGCCTGCGCTTTTTTAGCACAATTGTCAGCCCGCCAATGGCATGTTCTCCTTCTAACAATGGTGCCGTTACAATAATCTGATCCTTTAACACATTTTTCATATTGTCAGGAAAATCTGCCTGTTGAAAATACGTAGGTTTCAGATCTGTGACCGATTGTAACACAGGTGTAAGAAAACCTGGATCTGCCAGACACTCATAGGCTTTTTTGGTGCGGATCGCAAGTATCTTTTCCATATCTGTGATCACAACTGCCGAGCAGATGATTGAGTGAAAAATAATCTGTGCAGCTGCTTCCATATCTTCTTTACTTCTGAGGCCTTTTCTCAAATGTGGCAAACTCTGATCCACGATCCCGAAACACAGGCGCATTTTTTCTGCAAACTGCCCTTCTTTCCGGATAAATACCATATCAAAGGTCCTTAAGAAAATAAGCATACCGCAAGAATTCATCATAATCATAGGAACAGCGATCTGACGGATCAAATGCCAGGCTGCATCAAAAGGTTTTGAGATCAGAAGGATAATGACCATCTGCCCCACTTCCGCTGCTGCTGTCAAAACACAGATTTCTGCCTGCTTCATTTTCCCTGATTTAAACCTTGCAGAAAATACAGACCCCAAAATCCCTTCAACCAAAGTAGACACAGCACAAGATACAGCTGTAAAACCGCCAATATCAAACAGATATCGATGAATACCTGCGATCAGTGCTGTTAACATCCCCACATAGGGTCCGCCTAAAAGTCCTGCTGCCAGTACACCAATCACACGGGTATTGATGATCGCCCCATCTGTGTACGTCCCTGTGTATGTAGATACGATACTGATGATACCAAAGATCACCGCAAGTGCTGTTTTTGAAAATATACTGCTCTGTTCCTCTAAAAACAGCGTCCTGACAAACTCCAGATTCGTAAGAAGAGCCGCGATCAGTACAAGAAGCCCAATATTTAAGAGCATGTTAAAATAGGTTACATCTACCATAATAATGATCTCTTCCCTATATAATTTCAGGCGTTCCGAAACCTGATCTTATTCGGAACGCCTGATCGTTTGCAGTTATTGTGCGTTTTAGCGCAAAGTTCATCCATTATCTGTTTTCAATATCCATTAACATCTGGACACGGCGCTCATGACGGCCGCCTTCGAATTCTGCATCCAGCCATGCTTCTGTGATCATCTTAGCCAGCTCACTGCCTACAACTCTTGCGCCAAATGCAAGTACATTGGAGTTATTATGCATTCTGGAAAGCTTTGCAGTATATGGCTCGCTGCATACACAGGCACGGATGCCTTTTACCTTGTTTGCTGCTAAAGAGATGCCTACACCGGTACCGCAGATAGCAATACCCAGATCAGCTTCGCCGGAAGCTACTGCACGGCCTACTTTCTCGCCGTAAACAGGATAATCACAGCTTTCTGTGCTGTTGGTTCCCAGATCGATCACCTCGTATCCTTTGCTTTCTACAAATTCCTTGATAATGTTCTTCAGTTCAATTGCGGAATGATCATTGCCCATTGCGATCTTCATAAATATTAAATCTCCTCTTTATTAAAAAATTTTTTAATACGATCCAATCTGGATGTCATGGACATTAAAAGCAGGTCTGCTGCTGTAAGTGCAGCCATTGCCTCCACTACTACAACGGCTCTTGGCACGATCACCGGGTCATGACGGCCCTTAATCTGGATCTCCTGTTCTTTTCCATAGCGGTCTACTGTCTTTTGTACCTGGGAAATAGAAGGAGTCGGTTTAAATGCCGCCCGCATCACTATCGTGCTTCCATCACTCATACCTCCTAAGGTACCGCCGGAATGGTTGGTCACTTTTTGCGTTTTTTTGTCTTTTCCTATTACAAAGCTGTCATTATTCCGGGATCCTAAAGAAGCTGCTGCTTCAAAGCCATCTCCGATCTCAAAACCTTTCACAGCGCCAATTGACATAACAGCTTTTCCCAGTGCAGCGTCCAGCTTATCAAAAACAGGTTCTCCTACACCTGCAGGAAGTCCCCTGATCACGCACTCTACCACACCACCGCAGGAATCTCTGCGCTGCATCATATCTTCCATGTAGCTTTCTGCCTCTGCTGCTGCAGCCTTGTCCGGCATATATAAGCGGTTTTTGGAAATTTCTTCCATATCCATATGGCTGTGATCGATCTTTACAGGTCCCACGGCACTGGTATATGCCTGAACCGTGATCCCAAGACTTTCTAACAGTTTGGCTGCTATTGCTCCCGCTGCTACCCTTCCAATGGTCTCTCTTCCGGAAGAACGTCCACCGCCCCGGTAATCCCGGAAACCATATTTTTCATCAAAGGTATAATCAGCATGGCCCGGACGGTACACATCCATGATATTGCTGTAATCATGGGAACGCTGGTCGGTATTGCGGATCACAATGGAAATGGGTGTTCCTGTTGTTTTTCCCTCAAAAACGCCGGACAAGATCTCTGCCTTATCCCCTTCGCTTCTGGCTGTGGTAAATCTGCTCTGCCCCGGTTTTCTCCTGTCTAAATATTTCTGGATATCTTCTTCATTTAACAGAAGTCCTGCAGGACAGCCATCTACTACAACACCAACACCTGATCCATGGGATTCTCCCCAGGTGCTTATCTTAAAAATCGTTCCGTATACTGAACCTGACATGTTATTTTTCTCCTATTTTAACAATAGCGCAGCAGTTCGGTTCATTTACCGGAACACTTCTTCCGCTCATTACTAAAAGTCCTTTTTCATAATCAACCTTAAAGAAGCTGATCGTTCCGCTGTCATGGTTTACAGAAGCAATATGTTTTCCGTCCGGGAATACAGCTACATCCTTTGGATATGAACCGCTGATAGGCAGGCAGCATATCATAGATAAAAGTCCTGTTTCCTCATCTCTTTTGTAAACACTAATGGTATTTTCTCCTGCATTGGTGCAATATATATATTTCTGGTCAATAGACATTCTCATGGCACAGGCTGCAGTTAGGTTGTCCGGATTCTTGGTAGAGGTAGTAGAGATGGTCTGGATCTTTTCGATCACAGGCGCCCTGTCCCCGGTCTTGTAGGTATATACCTCGATCGCCTTCTTTAATTCATACATTAAATAAATAAACTTTCCATCCTTACTGTAACGGAAATGTCTCGGTGCAGACTCCAGATCACAGCGGATAGCATCTACCTGGACTAATTTCTGCTCTTTGTCATTAAAACGGTAGATCTTAACCTGGTCAATACCATTATCCACACTAAGGACAAAGCGATTGTCTGGCATTCTTCTGGTGCAGGTCACATGTGGGCGGAAGTTTCGCTCTGCCACACTGCCGTAGCCTCTGTCAAATACGCCATCTACGATCTTTCCTACAGAACCGTCTGGATTTAAGTTTAATACAGTTGTCTTTCCATCATGATAACCAGATACGAAAACGTACTTATCCTCCTCATCTGTACACAGATGGCAGCCTCTCATTCCTCTGATGGATGAGCTGTTTAAACGTGCCAGGCTTCCGTTTGGAAGGATGCGGAAAGATACAACTCCTTCATCTGCGATGGAGTACAGAGTCTTGCCATCACTGGATGCAATTACATAGGAAGAATTATCCACTTCGATCTCACAGCGCTCTTTAAACATTCCATTTTCTACATCTACATCAAATACAGTGATTCCCTTTGCCTTTCCTGTATAGGAATAGGAACCCACATACGCCATATACTTACCGCTCATACAGCTTACCTCCCTGGATTTTATATGTTCTCTCGGAATCTTTCTGTGCCTGATTTTGTGAGAAGATTTTTTGTCAGTTGTGCCCAAATTTCTGAGGTGTACGCGGTGCGTACATTGATGAAATTCGGGTGCGACTGGCGGGAAATCAGCCACAAAAGCAGGTACAGAAAAGACTCCGAGAGAACATTTATCTGTGTTTTCTGCTCTCGCATACTTTTGCGATCCGCTTGCAGGCACGCACTGACGTGCTCAACTGTCTGCTATCGCAGACGACCTGCTCGTTGATGAACGCCTGAAAAATAAATGCCGCAAGCGGCGCTTATTTTTCCTTGCCCACTCGCAGGCACGCACTGACGTGCTCAACTGTCTGCTATCGCAGACGGCCTGCTCGTTGATGAACGCCTGAAAAATAAATGCCGCAAGCGGCGCTTATTTTTCCTTGCGTTCATCATATCATAACTTTGTTCATTTGTTAACCTTTAAGTTTCAGAAAAAGTATTGACACTCTTCTCATTTAATGTATAATGGAACTCGTCTTTGTTTAATAACACTAAACTTTTTGCTTATTTTTACATTCAGTTAGTATTTGTAAACTTTGTGTATGATACAGGGAGCAATCCAGTATCAGGAACAATTCAAAAACAGGAGGCTATCATGGATATCGGCAACAAGCTGAAAGAACTGCGCGTTTTAAAGGGTCTGACACAGGAAGAGCTGGCAGACCGTTCAGAGCTTTCCAAGGGATTTATCTCCCAGCTGGAGCGCAACTTAACATCCCCCTCTATCACCACCCTTATGGACATCCTGCAGTGCCTTGGAACCAGCATCGGGGAGTTTTTCAATGAGGCTCCTGATGAACAGATCGTATTCGGAAAACAGGACTATTTTGTCAAGGTTGACACCGAATATAAAAACGAGATCAAATGGATCATTCCCAATGCCCAGAAAAATACCATGGAACCTATTTATCTTACCCTTGAGGCCGGAGGTTCCACCTGTCCGGATACACCTCATGAAGGAGAAGAATTCGGCTATATCCTTCAGGGAACCGTATCCATTCATCTTGGAAATAAGACTTATAAAGCCAAAAAAGGGGAATCCTTTTATTATACAGCTGACAAGACCCATTTTCTGTCCAGTAAAAGCGGGGCAGTTCTGATCTGGGTCAGCTCACCACCAAGTTTTTAATCTAGCACACCGTTTACGAAACGATGTACTAGTATATCACATATGTTCTCTCGGAATCTTTCTGTGCCTGATTTTGTGAGAAGATTTTTTGTCAGTTGTGCCCAAATTTCTGAGGCGTACGCGGTGCGTACGTTGATGAAATTCGGGTGCGACTGGCGGAAAATCAGCCACAAAGGCAGGTGCAGGAAAGACTCCGAGAGGACATCACATACGAAAAGGAGAACTGTGTACATGAGCCAGCCATTGATCGATTTACAGCATATTTCAAAAAGCTTTGACGGAGAAATGGTCTTAGATGACCTGAGTCTTTCTATAAAAGAAAATAGTTTCGTAACTTTACTCGGCCCCAGCGGATGCGGAAAATCCACCACTTTGCGTATTATCGGTGGTTTCACCCCGCCGGATAAGGGAACTGTTATCTTCGACGGTCAGGATATCACCAAATTGCCGCCAAATAAACGCCAGTTAAACACCGTATTCCAGAAATACGCCTTATTCCCCCATATGACCATTGCCGAAAACATTGCTTTCGGCCTGAAGATCAAAAACAAACCTAAAAGCTATATTGACGATAAGATCAAATATGCATTAAAACTGGTAAACCTGTCCGGTTTTGAAAAAAGAGATGTTACCTCTCTTTCCGGTGGCCAGCAGCAGCGTATCGCTATTGCAAGAGCTATTGTAAATGAGCCGCGGGTACTGCTCCTTGATGAGCCTTTAGGCGCTTTGGATCTGAAGCTGCGCCAGGACATGCAGTATGAGCTGATCCGCCTGAAAAATGAGCTGGGGATCACCTTTATCTATGTTACCCATGACCAGGAAGAGGCACTTACCATGTCTGATACCATTGTGGTCATGAACCAGGGCTATATCCAGCAGATGGGTTCCCCGGAACAGATCTACAATGAACCGGAAAATGCCTTTGTTGCAGACTTTATCGGAGAAAGCAATATTGTGCCAGGCCTGATGATCCATGATGAACTGGTTGAGATCTTCGGCGCCAGATTTGCCTGTGTTGATAAAGGATTCGGAAATAATAAACCGGTTGACGTTGTGATCCGTCCTGAGGATATCGACCTGTTAAAGCCGGAGGAAGGCACTCTCCAGGGTATTGTCACCCACCTGATCTTTAAGGGTGTCCATTATGAAATGGAAGTAACCACCCCGGATGGCTTTGAGTGGCTGGTACACTCTACTGATATGTTCCCTGTTGGCCAGCAGGTAGGTATCCATGTGGATCCTTTTGACATTCAGATCATGAACAAACCTGCTTCTGAAGATGAGGAGGCGATCGGAGTCAATGAATGATGAAAAGAAATCCGCGACCTTAGGAAGAGCACTTCTTTCCGGCCCTTATCTGATCTGGATGATCGGTTTTACCATTATCCCCCTCGCCCTTATTTTCTGGTTCGGCATTACTAATAAGAATGGCAGCCTGACACTGGCAAATATTACTGCCATTATGAATCCGGATCACTGGAAGGCTTTGTGGCTGTCTCTTGGACTGTCACTGGTCAGTACGATCCTCTGCCTGATCCTTGCTTATCCTCTTGCCATGATCCTTCGTGGAAGAGGCAGTTCTGCCAGCGGCTTTATTGTATTTATCTTCATCCTTCCTATGTGGATGAACTTTTTACTGCGTACTATGGCATGGCAGACATTACTTGAGCGAAACGGTGTGATCAATGGAATCTTAACCTGGCTCCATCTGCCGAAGCAGAACCTGATCAACACTCCTGCAGCTATCGTTCTTGGAATGGTATATAACTTCCTTCCATTTATGGTACTGCCCATCTACAACGTACTTGCAAAAATTGACGACAACACCATCAACGCCGCAAAAGACTTAGGTGCCAACACCTTACAGACTTTATTTTACATCTGGCTGCCTTTAAGCCTTCCTGGTATCATCAGCGGTATTACCATGGTATTCGTGCCCTCCCTCACTACTTTCGTTATCTCCGACCTGTTAGGCGGAAGCAAGATCCTTCTGATCGGTAATGTAATTGAACAGGAGTTTACAAAGGGAAATAACTGGCACCTGGGAAGCGGTCTGTCTCTGGTCTTAATGGTATTTATACTTATCAGTATGGCCATGATCGCAAAATATGATAAAAACGGAGAAGGGACGGCATTCTAATGACAAAAGGCAAAGAACGGTTTCGGAAGTTTATTTCCGACTTTTATTTAGTGATTATCCTTATCTTCCTTTATGCCCCAATCTTCACCATGATGGTCCTTTCTTTTAACCAGTCAAAATCAAGGACCCACTGGGGCGGCTTTACACTTAGCTGGTATACACAGATGTTCCAAAGCCGGGCGATCATGTACGCCTTATACACCACACTGCTTGTGGCAATGATCTCCGCACTGGTGGCAACTATCATTGGAACTGTGACAGCCCTCGCCATCAACCACATGAAGCCTGTGTCCAAAAATATTTTTATGGGAATCTCTAACATTCCCATGTTAAACGCGGATATCGTCACCGGTATCTCACTGATGCTTGCATTTATTGCCTTTGGGATCTCCCTTGGCTTTAAGACCGTGCTCATTTCCCATATCACCTTTAACATTCCTTATGTTATCTTAAGTGTTATGCCGAAATTAAAGCAGACGGATCGCTCCACCTATGAGGCGGCTTTAGACCTTGGCGCTTCTCCGGCTTATGCCTTTTTCCAGGTAGTTTTCCCGGATATCATGCCAGGTGTCCTCTCCGGTTTTCTGCTGGCATTTACCATGTCACTGGATGATTTCATTATCACCCATTTTACAAAGGGCGCCGGCATCAATACTCTGTCTACCTTGATCTACAGTGAAGTGCGCCGCGGTATCCGTCCTTCCATGTATGCCTTAAGCACCGTTATCTTTGTGGTGGTGCTGGTGGTACTGCTTATTGCAAATTTTCGGAAACAGCCGGAAAAAGACTAATATCGGAGACTGGAGGATCTAAGCTATCATGAAAATGCGTACATTCTGGGCTGCCGCAGCTGTTGCTGTAGGCTCCTGTGTGATATCCATTGCTATTTTAGGAGTTCCAGGAGCAGAAAACGGCGGCGGTACTTTAAAAGTATATAACTGGGGCGAATATATTGACGAGGATGTTATTACCCAGTTTGAAGATGAAACGGGCATTTCCGTTATCTATGACGTTTTTGAGACCAATGAGGAAATGTATCCGGTTGTAGAGGCTGGGGGAGTTAAATACGATGTAGTCTGCCCTTCAGACTATATGATCCAGAGAATGATCGATAATAATATACTGGCAGAGCTGGATTATGATAATATCCCCAATGCAGATCAGATCGGGGATCCTTACTGGAAAATGTCCCAGGGATTTGACCCGGACAATAAGTATTCCGTTCCTTACTGCTGGGGTACTGTAGGTATCCTTTATAATAAGCAGATGTTAGAACAGTTAGGCGTACCAAAGCCAACCAGCTGGGCTGACCTGTGGGATCCCAAGCTGGCAGATGAGATCTTGATGCAGAACAGTATCCGTGATGCATTTATGATCGCATTGAAACAGAAAGGATATTCTTTAAATACTTCTGACCCGGAGGAACTGGCGCAGGCAAGAGATATGCTGATCGAACAGAAACCCCTTGTCCAGGCTTATGTTATCGACCAGGTAAGAGATAAAATGATCAATGGAGAAGCTGCGGAAGGTGTGATCTACTCCGGCGAAATGCTTTACATCCAGGAACAGATTGAAGAGCTTGGCCTGAATTATGACCTGGAATATGTGGTTCCAGATGAAGGAACTACTCTCTGGATCGACTCCTGGGTAATTCCAAAAAATGCAGAAAACAAAGAAGCTGCAGAACAATGGATCAATTTCATGTGCCGTCCGGATATTGCAAAGAAAAACTTTGACTACATTACGTATTCTACCCCGAATACAGGCGCTTATGAGCTTTCTGATAAGGAGCTTCAGGATAACAAAGCCCTGTTCCCGGATATGGATTCCCCGGCAATGAAAAACAGTGAGATTCTCCGTTATCTTGGAGATGATACAGATAATATTTACAATGAAATGTGGAAAGAAGTTAAAGCCCAGTAATTCCCAGTTAAAGTTCCGCCAGGCCTCTTATTTCCATGCCAGATTTTGTTTTTCAGGGAATTTTATCAATAAGGATTTATTACCATTTCCATTACTTGTAAATATGGTTTTTCTATGTTAAAATTATTGTACTTAGTGGGAGCGTGTCTGAAAATTTTTGCCGCGATTTTCAGATGCGCTCTACGGCTACTTTGAGATCTGATGAAAGGACGTGTTGTTGTGAAAATACAGGAATCTGCGGAAAATTATCTGGAAACTATATTTATGCTCAGCAGGCATAAGCCTTACGTGCGTTCCATTGATATTGCAAATGAATTAAGCTTTTCCAAACCAAGTGTCAGCGTTGCCATGAAGAACCTGCGCGAAAATGGCTATATCCACATGACTGACCAGGGCCATATTACTTTGACACAGACCGGTCAGGATATTGCTAATAAAATGTATGAACGTCACATTATGCTGTCTAACTGGCTGATCTATCTGGGCGTGGATGAAAAGACAGCTGTGGAAGATGCCTGCAAGATCGAGCATGTACTCAGTGCCCAAAGCTTCCAGGCGATCAAGAAGCATATCACACAGGGAAATGAGCTTCCTGCTGATATGAAAGAAGATGAATAAACAAAAATAGTTTGAAAAAGAAGGACGGGGCGGTCACTGGTGGTGGCCGTCTTTTTTTGCAGAATGAGAGTTTTTCCGAAGAAATAATCTTTCCAAAGAAAGGACGTGTACATATGAAAGTAAAACATATTTCTATTGCAGTGGATCCTGAACAGACCGGAAATCCTGTTTTTGGTGCTCCGGCAGATCTTACTGCTTATATCCTGGAACCAGTAGAAGGGATCACGGATAAAAAAAGACCGGCTGTCCTGCTTTGTCCGGGCGGCGGCTATCATAAACTTTCGGGACGTGAAGATCAACCGATCGCTATGAAGTATCTGGCAGCTGGTTTTCATGTCTTTGTGCTTCACTACAGCCTGGTGCCGGATGTATTTCCACGGGCACTTATGGAGCTGGCGCTTTCCATGAAGCTGATACGTGAACATGGAAATGAGTGGAATGTAGATGTAAAGCGGATCGCTGTTTCCGGATTTTCTGCAGGCGGACATCTGGCGTGCTGCCTTGGAACTTTCTGGAATAAGGAATGGCTGTATAAGGCTTTGGAAGTGAAGCCGGAGATGATACAGCCCAATGGGATGATCCTTTGTTATCCGGTTATCACTTCCGAAGAATATTGTCATAAAGGGTCATTTGAATGTCTTATGGGGACTGAGGCTTCTAAGAAAGATATGGAACTTCGCAGGCTTCTGTCCTTGGAGTATCAAGTGGGTCCTCAGGTTCCAAAAACTTTTTTATGGCATACCTGGACGGATCAGTCAGTGCCAGTAGAGAACAGCCTGTTGCTTTTACAGGCTTTAAGAAAGGCCGGAGTAAACGTGGAAGCACATTTGTATCCGATGGGCCCCCACGGGATCGCCCTTGGAACAGAAGAAACCCAGGGAATCGATCAGAAATATCTGGCGCCTTATTGTGAAAGCTGGATGGGGTTAGCGATACGCTGGATTTCAGAACAGCTGTAATATTGTAACGCCATTATTCTCCCCACTGCTTTATCATGGATTACGCAGGCCGTCATTTCACTTATCAATTGTCCACATCTTGAGTGCAGCTGTCCGAATGCAGCGGACAAAGTCCGATGCAGGCGAACAGGTGCAAATCGAAAGCCAGTGGACAATGATAAGTGAAATGTAAGGCCGTTTCTTTCACGCTTCACAACCTCACAGCTGCCAGTTTCCAGCCTGTCACAACTCAGAAAATCCCACGATCACCAATCTCCCAGATTCTCATGGCACATCACGCTTTCAACGCCCTCATAGCATTCAAAATCGCGATCACCGAAACACCAACATCCGCAAAAACCGCTTCCCACATATTCGCCACACCAAAAGCTCCCATAGCCAGGACCACAAACTTAAC includes these proteins:
- a CDS encoding ABC transporter substrate-binding protein, which produces MKMRTFWAAAAVAVGSCVISIAILGVPGAENGGGTLKVYNWGEYIDEDVITQFEDETGISVIYDVFETNEEMYPVVEAGGVKYDVVCPSDYMIQRMIDNNILAELDYDNIPNADQIGDPYWKMSQGFDPDNKYSVPYCWGTVGILYNKQMLEQLGVPKPTSWADLWDPKLADEILMQNSIRDAFMIALKQKGYSLNTSDPEELAQARDMLIEQKPLVQAYVIDQVRDKMINGEAAEGVIYSGEMLYIQEQIEELGLNYDLEYVVPDEGTTLWIDSWVIPKNAENKEAAEQWINFMCRPDIAKKNFDYITYSTPNTGAYELSDKELQDNKALFPDMDSPAMKNSEILRYLGDDTDNIYNEMWKEVKAQ
- a CDS encoding alpha/beta hydrolase, with protein sequence MKVKHISIAVDPEQTGNPVFGAPADLTAYILEPVEGITDKKRPAVLLCPGGGYHKLSGREDQPIAMKYLAAGFHVFVLHYSLVPDVFPRALMELALSMKLIREHGNEWNVDVKRIAVSGFSAGGHLACCLGTFWNKEWLYKALEVKPEMIQPNGMILCYPVITSEEYCHKGSFECLMGTEASKKDMELRRLLSLEYQVGPQVPKTFLWHTWTDQSVPVENSLLLLQALRKAGVNVEAHLYPMGPHGIALGTEETQGIDQKYLAPYCESWMGLAIRWISEQL
- a CDS encoding metal-dependent transcriptional regulator; the encoded protein is MKIQESAENYLETIFMLSRHKPYVRSIDIANELSFSKPSVSVAMKNLRENGYIHMTDQGHITLTQTGQDIANKMYERHIMLSNWLIYLGVDEKTAVEDACKIEHVLSAQSFQAIKKHITQGNELPADMKEDE